From a single Bryobacter aggregatus MPL3 genomic region:
- a CDS encoding YqiA/YcfP family alpha/beta fold hydrolase, with the protein MKFIYLHGFASSPASRKAQFFAAKLREAGATVQIPELEAEGFLHLTVSGQLRVIAAAAGGEPVRLIGSSMGGYLAALYALLHPEVEKLVLLAPAFGFAERWKLRLGEAAMREWESKGSLEMMHYATGKPEPVGYGLIADGLQYPAEPAFSQPAWIFHGTHDEVVPLAFSEQFVAGHANARLTALESGHELTDVMDQIWDMSAEFLLQAGN; encoded by the coding sequence ATGAAATTCATTTACCTACACGGGTTTGCGTCGTCGCCCGCTTCGCGGAAAGCGCAGTTTTTTGCCGCGAAGCTGCGAGAGGCCGGCGCGACGGTGCAGATTCCGGAGCTTGAAGCCGAAGGATTTCTCCATCTGACCGTCAGTGGGCAGTTGCGGGTGATTGCAGCGGCCGCGGGCGGAGAGCCGGTGCGGCTGATCGGGTCGAGCATGGGCGGGTATCTGGCGGCCTTATACGCATTGCTCCATCCGGAAGTGGAGAAGCTGGTGTTGCTGGCCCCGGCATTTGGATTTGCAGAGCGCTGGAAGCTGCGGCTGGGCGAGGCCGCGATGCGGGAGTGGGAGAGCAAGGGCTCGCTCGAGATGATGCACTATGCGACCGGGAAGCCGGAGCCGGTCGGATATGGACTGATTGCCGACGGGTTGCAGTATCCAGCGGAACCTGCTTTTTCGCAACCAGCATGGATTTTTCATGGAACCCACGACGAAGTAGTACCCCTCGCTTTTAGTGAGCAATTTGTTGCCGGACATGCAAATGCACGATTGACCGCTTTGGAATCGGGTCATGAATTGACGGATGTCATGGATCAGATTTGGGACATGAGTGCAGAGTTCTTGTTGCAGGCGGGAAACTGA
- a CDS encoding energy transducer TonB, whose translation MSTSTVERADEIVIHTDEQKPVSSPEDHLAKTLSGYEDENVLVSLWRGLKETFNPPKLPPLEVTSRPVAVKDIWGQTAGNESRSAMTSMLIHGGVIALLIFLSTNKKVQEVVKEAMPLAAPLSDYLPKMAPKKQTAGGGGGGGARDLTPPSKGKLPKVAPKQFVPPQLQKVENPKLVMEPTIIAQADALPKVNMPVLGDPLSGLSAPSQGPGSGGFGSGKGGGVGSGNGAGFGPGSGGNTGGSAYRVGGGVSAPSVLFKVEPEYSEEARKAKFQGTVVLSIIVDPSGKARDVKVVRPLGLGLDEKAIEAVMKWRFKPGLKDGASVPVQATVEVNFRLL comes from the coding sequence GTGAGTACATCGACAGTGGAACGGGCGGATGAAATCGTGATTCACACGGACGAGCAAAAACCGGTCTCAAGCCCAGAAGACCATCTGGCAAAGACGTTGTCTGGCTATGAGGACGAAAATGTCCTTGTTTCCCTCTGGCGTGGACTGAAGGAAACCTTCAATCCCCCGAAACTTCCCCCCCTCGAAGTCACTTCTCGCCCGGTTGCGGTGAAAGATATTTGGGGACAGACGGCCGGCAACGAGTCCCGCAGTGCGATGACCTCGATGCTGATCCACGGCGGCGTGATCGCGCTGCTGATTTTCCTTTCTACCAACAAAAAAGTACAGGAAGTGGTCAAAGAGGCGATGCCCCTGGCCGCGCCCTTGTCTGACTATCTGCCGAAAATGGCTCCCAAGAAGCAGACAGCGGGCGGCGGCGGTGGTGGCGGCGCCCGGGATCTGACTCCTCCAAGCAAAGGGAAACTGCCGAAGGTGGCCCCGAAACAGTTTGTTCCTCCGCAGTTGCAGAAGGTAGAGAATCCGAAGCTGGTGATGGAACCCACCATCATTGCCCAAGCCGATGCCTTGCCTAAGGTGAATATGCCGGTATTAGGGGATCCGCTTTCGGGCCTGAGCGCTCCGTCACAGGGACCGGGTTCCGGTGGATTCGGATCTGGTAAGGGCGGTGGTGTTGGATCGGGCAATGGAGCCGGATTTGGACCGGGCAGCGGCGGTAACACGGGCGGCAGCGCTTATCGCGTCGGCGGCGGGGTTTCTGCACCTTCGGTGCTGTTCAAGGTGGAACCGGAATACTCCGAGGAAGCTCGCAAGGCGAAATTCCAGGGGACCGTGGTTCTCTCGATCATTGTCGACCCCTCCGGCAAGGCGCGGGACGTGAAAGTAGTGCGTCCGCTGGGCCTTGGCCTCGACGAGAAGGCCATCGAAGCCGTCATGAAGTGGCGCTTTAAGCCAGGCCTCAAAGACGGCGCCTCGGTGCCCGTACAAGCGACAGTGGAAGTTAACTTCCGCCTTCTGTAG
- a CDS encoding DUF971 domain-containing protein has protein sequence MSLQEPEHIAVSKSKGIDIDWKDGLHTSFTLAQLRDNCPCAHCTGAHGTEPQKTNYANPSPFQMYQPALKMLSCEAAGNYALKISWSDGHSSGIYSFDFLRRLATEGGS, from the coding sequence ATGAGCCTACAGGAACCCGAACACATTGCTGTCTCCAAGTCGAAAGGCATCGACATTGATTGGAAGGACGGGCTGCATACCAGTTTTACCCTGGCACAGTTGCGTGACAATTGCCCCTGTGCGCATTGCACGGGCGCACACGGCACAGAGCCCCAGAAGACGAACTACGCCAATCCCAGCCCCTTCCAGATGTACCAGCCAGCCTTGAAGATGCTGAGCTGCGAAGCAGCCGGAAACTACGCGCTAAAGATCAGCTGGAGCGATGGCCACTCCAGCGGGATCTATAGTTTTGATTTTTTAAGGAGATTAGCTACAGAAGGCGGAAGTTAA
- a CDS encoding RelA/SpoT family protein, translated as MEVKGNEAEKNPLPDALRYDALVEQRFVQLEKVFAANRPKEDLTKLRIAFEFARDRHGLQTRKSGEPYILHPIAVAQILADMQMDLVTVETALLHDVVEDTGTGIDEIQKLFGNEVAACVDGVTKLGKIHLYSREEQQAESVRKMLLAMVSDIRVIIVKLADRLHNLHTIDSLSREKQTRIGQETLDIYAPIAHRLGMGKMRSELEDLAFHAIDPEAHADIVGQIENKRKASQEFLDGIRKILEQKLARESIPARVEGRLKRPYSVYLKLKKQKIPIEQVYDLLALRIITDSLKNCYAALGVIHNEWPPIPGRIKDFIAMPRQNGYQSLHTSVMGNTGQAFEVQIRTEEMHRLAEEGVAAHWKYKEGQRHKSEEEQYIKWMRQLVEWQQEMRDPGEFMSTLKVDLYSDEVYVFTPKGKVVVLPRDSTPVDFAYAIHSDVGNACVGAKVNNRIVPLRYALRNGDVAEVLTQPGHMPSKDWLSFVKTSKARNKIKQIINATERSKAIEIGEKYFEKEARRLSIPISKLDEDILKQVLEDYGVGKLEDLYANLGYGKIEARPILIRFSPEHAAQEEARVQELAAQAPVYNPADKELKNLALRVKGVNDVLLYRASCCNPIPGEPIVGYITRGKGVAVHSINCTNVQNLLYEVERKIDVEWAKTGVESFDVQISIMTDDRPGMLAQFTQVLFSENSNIRTLEARGDMERDGDGAVVEMKIEVRDQRQLDKILSALRRIPGVRDIERKA; from the coding sequence TTGGAAGTAAAGGGCAATGAGGCTGAAAAGAATCCGCTACCGGATGCACTGCGTTACGACGCATTGGTAGAGCAGCGCTTCGTCCAGTTAGAAAAGGTCTTTGCCGCCAATCGTCCCAAAGAAGACCTCACCAAACTACGCATCGCATTTGAATTCGCTCGCGATCGCCACGGGCTCCAAACCCGCAAGAGCGGGGAGCCCTACATCCTGCACCCCATCGCCGTCGCTCAGATTCTGGCCGACATGCAGATGGATCTGGTCACGGTCGAGACGGCGCTCCTCCACGATGTGGTCGAGGACACCGGTACCGGCATCGACGAGATCCAGAAACTCTTCGGCAATGAAGTAGCCGCCTGTGTCGATGGCGTCACCAAGCTCGGCAAGATCCACCTCTATTCGCGGGAAGAGCAGCAGGCCGAGAGCGTCCGCAAGATGCTGCTCGCGATGGTCAGCGACATCCGCGTCATCATCGTCAAGCTGGCCGACCGCCTCCACAACCTCCACACGATCGATAGCCTCTCGCGCGAGAAGCAAACCCGTATCGGCCAGGAAACGCTCGACATCTACGCCCCCATCGCTCACCGTCTTGGCATGGGTAAAATGCGTTCCGAGCTCGAGGATCTCGCCTTCCACGCGATTGATCCCGAAGCCCATGCCGACATCGTTGGCCAGATCGAAAACAAGCGCAAGGCCTCGCAGGAATTCCTCGACGGGATCCGCAAGATTCTCGAACAGAAACTGGCGCGCGAATCGATTCCCGCCCGTGTCGAAGGCCGTCTCAAGCGTCCTTACTCGGTCTACCTCAAGCTCAAGAAACAGAAGATCCCCATTGAGCAGGTCTACGATCTGCTCGCCCTGCGCATCATCACCGATTCGCTGAAGAACTGCTACGCCGCCCTCGGCGTCATCCACAATGAATGGCCTCCCATTCCCGGCCGCATCAAGGACTTCATCGCGATGCCGCGCCAGAACGGTTACCAGAGCCTGCACACGAGCGTGATGGGCAACACGGGACAAGCCTTCGAAGTCCAGATCCGCACCGAAGAAATGCACCGCCTCGCTGAGGAAGGCGTCGCGGCCCACTGGAAGTACAAGGAAGGGCAGCGCCACAAGAGCGAAGAAGAGCAATACATCAAGTGGATGCGCCAACTGGTCGAGTGGCAGCAGGAAATGCGCGACCCCGGCGAGTTCATGTCCACCCTCAAGGTGGATCTCTACTCGGACGAAGTCTACGTCTTCACGCCCAAGGGCAAGGTCGTCGTGCTGCCGCGCGATTCAACGCCGGTCGATTTCGCCTATGCGATCCACAGCGACGTCGGCAACGCCTGCGTCGGGGCAAAGGTCAACAACCGCATCGTCCCGCTGCGCTATGCGCTGCGCAACGGCGACGTTGCAGAGGTCCTCACCCAGCCCGGACACATGCCGAGCAAGGATTGGCTCAGCTTCGTTAAAACTTCGAAGGCGCGCAACAAGATCAAGCAGATCATCAATGCCACCGAGCGCTCGAAGGCCATTGAGATCGGCGAAAAGTACTTTGAAAAGGAAGCGCGCCGCCTCTCGATTCCGATCTCGAAACTCGACGAGGACATCCTCAAGCAGGTGCTCGAAGACTACGGCGTCGGCAAGCTTGAAGACCTCTACGCGAATCTCGGCTACGGCAAGATTGAAGCCCGCCCCATCCTCATCCGCTTCTCCCCGGAGCATGCGGCGCAGGAAGAAGCGCGGGTCCAGGAACTGGCCGCCCAGGCGCCCGTTTACAACCCGGCCGACAAAGAGCTCAAGAACCTCGCCCTCCGCGTCAAGGGCGTCAACGACGTCCTGCTCTACCGCGCCTCCTGCTGCAATCCCATTCCGGGTGAGCCGATTGTCGGCTACATCACCCGTGGCAAGGGTGTCGCCGTCCACAGCATCAACTGCACCAACGTCCAGAATCTGCTCTACGAAGTCGAACGCAAGATCGATGTCGAGTGGGCAAAAACGGGCGTTGAAAGCTTCGATGTGCAGATCTCGATCATGACCGACGATCGCCCCGGAATGCTGGCCCAGTTCACGCAGGTTCTCTTTAGTGAAAACTCGAACATCCGCACCCTTGAGGCGCGTGGCGACATGGAGCGCGACGGGGACGGGGCGGTGGTGGAAATGAAGATTGAAGTCCGCGACCAGCGGCAACTCGACAAAATTCTCAGCGCTCTCCGCCGCATCCCCGGCGTGAGGGACATCGAACGAAAAGCATGA
- a CDS encoding ExbD/TolR family protein, which yields MAMQATSTAQGQINMTPMIDVLLVLIIIFMVISPATPRGYPAELPQDAPPPAATVPDSAVVLEIAANGDYLLNHTVVAFDSLESRLSGIFNARAEKVLFLKGSGELEYQAIVPAIAASRTAGIDRIGLLTK from the coding sequence ATGGCAATGCAAGCAACTTCCACCGCGCAGGGGCAGATCAATATGACCCCGATGATTGATGTACTGCTCGTTCTGATCATCATCTTCATGGTGATCTCACCTGCCACGCCCCGGGGCTATCCTGCCGAACTGCCACAGGATGCTCCACCTCCCGCCGCCACTGTGCCCGATTCCGCGGTTGTCCTCGAAATCGCCGCAAATGGCGATTACTTGCTCAATCATACGGTGGTTGCGTTCGATTCTCTGGAGTCGCGCCTCTCCGGCATCTTTAACGCACGTGCCGAGAAAGTCCTCTTCCTGAAGGGCAGCGGAGAGCTCGAGTACCAGGCGATTGTCCCGGCGATCGCGGCTTCCCGCACTGCGGGAATTGACCGCATCGGCTTATTAACGAAATAA
- a CDS encoding ExbD/TolR family protein → MAMAMGGKGGPSSDINMTPMIDVLLVLIIIFMVITPLTPKGLEARVPQPPPPNLPPPPPDQDRTVVVTIEKDKSMKVNQEPILFENLSKRLEDIFKTRAERVCFVKGDPDLEYQDVAKVIDVAKGVGIDQVGLMTKKVEAGE, encoded by the coding sequence ATGGCAATGGCAATGGGCGGCAAAGGGGGTCCGTCAAGCGACATCAATATGACCCCGATGATCGACGTTCTACTCGTTCTGATCATTATTTTCATGGTGATTACGCCCCTGACGCCTAAGGGCCTTGAGGCGCGCGTTCCGCAGCCTCCTCCTCCCAATCTTCCCCCGCCTCCTCCTGATCAGGACCGTACGGTGGTGGTGACGATCGAGAAGGACAAGAGCATGAAGGTGAACCAGGAGCCGATTCTTTTCGAGAATCTCTCCAAGCGCCTCGAAGACATCTTCAAGACCCGCGCCGAGCGCGTCTGCTTTGTCAAGGGTGATCCCGATTTGGAGTATCAGGACGTAGCCAAGGTGATTGACGTCGCCAAGGGAGTCGGCATCGACCAGGTTGGTTTGATGACCAAGAAGGTGGAAGCCGGCGAATAG
- a CDS encoding ExbD/TolR family protein has protein sequence MAKRKHAPPPVSDINVTPMVDVMLVMLIIFMVITPMLQKGVSVDKVQAKNPIAMKDADKEDAILVSVTRNGDTYLGTTRMAPDQMPSKIKDMLTNKPEKIVFISADKRAKYERVVTVVDEIRNAGVEQLGLLTDDSQANAAAPAN, from the coding sequence ATGGCGAAGAGAAAACACGCCCCACCACCGGTATCCGACATTAACGTCACCCCCATGGTCGACGTCATGCTCGTGATGCTTATTATCTTCATGGTCATCACCCCGATGCTCCAAAAGGGCGTCAGCGTAGATAAGGTGCAGGCCAAGAATCCAATTGCAATGAAGGATGCGGACAAGGAAGACGCCATTCTGGTGAGCGTGACACGCAACGGCGATACTTACCTCGGAACCACTCGAATGGCTCCCGATCAGATGCCCTCCAAAATCAAGGACATGCTGACCAATAAACCAGAAAAGATTGTGTTTATCAGTGCGGACAAGCGTGCCAAGTATGAGCGCGTTGTCACGGTTGTCGACGAAATCCGTAACGCCGGCGTCGAACAACTCGGTTTGCTGACAGATGATTCGCAGGCCAACGCGGCTGCACCGGCTAACTAA
- a CDS encoding MotA/TolQ/ExbB proton channel family protein yields MLLTMQTMGFFFFQEVGFDALTMWDQMGGLARAVVIILFIMSAWSIGVMIDRLLAFNAAKAQSRQFAPAVAGALREGKLDEAIKIADRYKKSHLAKVVVAGLQEFKAHQMSSEISGETIEASKRALERAEAIVHAELKRGVSSLATIGSTGPFVGLFGTVVGIVNAFKGIASEKAAGLGAVAGGISEALVTTALGLFVAIPAVMMFNYFTNKVEAFDIEMNNSSSELLDYFIKRSQAARRA; encoded by the coding sequence ATGCTTCTCACTATGCAAACCATGGGCTTCTTTTTCTTTCAAGAAGTCGGATTCGATGCCCTTACGATGTGGGACCAGATGGGCGGTCTCGCCCGGGCCGTCGTTATTATTCTGTTCATCATGTCCGCTTGGTCGATCGGCGTTATGATCGATCGCCTCCTCGCCTTCAACGCGGCAAAGGCGCAGAGCCGCCAGTTTGCCCCCGCAGTGGCCGGTGCATTGCGTGAAGGCAAGCTCGATGAAGCCATCAAGATCGCGGATCGTTATAAGAAGTCGCACCTTGCTAAGGTCGTCGTTGCCGGTCTCCAGGAATTCAAGGCTCACCAGATGAGCAGCGAGATCTCCGGTGAAACCATCGAAGCCTCTAAGCGTGCTCTCGAACGTGCGGAAGCCATTGTTCACGCTGAACTCAAGCGTGGTGTGTCGAGCTTGGCCACCATCGGTTCCACCGGTCCCTTCGTCGGTCTCTTCGGAACCGTCGTCGGTATCGTCAACGCGTTCAAGGGTATCGCCAGTGAAAAGGCTGCCGGTCTCGGCGCCGTCGCCGGTGGTATTTCGGAAGCGCTGGTTACCACCGCTCTCGGCCTCTTCGTGGCTATCCCTGCCGTTATGATGTTCAACTACTTCACCAATAAGGTGGAAGCCTTTGACATCGAGATGAACAACTCGAGCTCCGAACTGCTCGATTACTTCATCAAGCGTTCGCAGGCAGCCCGTCGCGCCTAG
- a CDS encoding energy transducer TonB, with translation MFEQSLIDEKNQTRKASSVLISFAVQIVLLAVIVVIPLIYYESISAAALTGSLVAPPPPPPPPPPPAPVQQVKQVKVVPKQFNANMLTAPKTIPKEVAMIKEEELPVATGVSGGVPGGVPGGVPGGVTGGLLGSIPGPPPPPPKKEEPPKPKPPAAPIRVGGNVQSAKLVRQPKPAYPPLARQARISGVVKFNAVIAKDGSIQNLTLVSGHPLLVQAATEAVRQWVYQPTQLNGEPVEVITTIDVNFTLSQ, from the coding sequence ATGTTTGAGCAAAGCCTGATAGATGAAAAGAATCAAACGAGAAAAGCTAGCTCGGTTCTGATCTCATTTGCCGTCCAAATCGTATTGCTGGCGGTCATTGTGGTCATTCCGCTGATTTACTATGAATCGATTAGCGCAGCTGCTCTCACCGGTAGCCTCGTCGCTCCGCCTCCGCCGCCGCCTCCTCCGCCGCCTCCTGCTCCCGTGCAGCAGGTGAAGCAGGTGAAGGTTGTCCCCAAGCAGTTCAATGCGAACATGCTGACGGCTCCGAAGACGATTCCGAAAGAAGTCGCCATGATCAAGGAAGAAGAGCTTCCTGTGGCTACGGGTGTGTCGGGTGGTGTTCCCGGAGGCGTCCCTGGTGGCGTTCCCGGTGGTGTCACTGGTGGTCTGCTTGGCTCCATTCCGGGCCCGCCGCCTCCTCCTCCGAAAAAGGAAGAGCCGCCGAAGCCCAAGCCGCCGGCGGCCCCCATTCGCGTCGGTGGTAACGTCCAGAGCGCCAAGCTCGTTCGCCAGCCCAAGCCGGCTTATCCGCCGCTGGCCCGCCAAGCTCGTATCTCCGGCGTCGTGAAGTTTAACGCCGTGATTGCCAAGGATGGTTCCATCCAAAATCTTACACTCGTCTCCGGCCATCCGCTGCTCGTGCAGGCGGCTACTGAGGCGGTAAGGCAGTGGGTCTACCAGCCCACGCAGCTCAACGGTGAACCCGTAGAGGTGATTACGACGATCGACGTGAACTTCACGTTAAGTCAGTAG
- the secF gene encoding protein translocase subunit SecF, translated as MELFRNSNFDFMGHKWPLIGLSLVLTVAGLVSLAIKGGPEYGIDFKGGTLLYVKFAEKPSEEQIRTELSKKIPGEISVVAVQNANELMIQTELRNEKDLQSTRQTIEDTLATIYKVEADKLNLTGAPMQRVYERLNLPLQRGGVFISDDDLKKLIGEVLKYRDQQKGGLLSNLDELSGLPGMTPQILNVIKQESTIGKYVIRNTEVVGPRVGSELRTKAILATLYALGGMLIYLGLRFEFAYGFAAVVAVFHDIVITIGLFSIFHKEISLTVIAALLTLVGYSMNDTIVVFDRIRENLQRGRKGDMTEIVNRSVNETLSRTIMTSGLTLLTAVALWLFGGQVLNGFAFALVVGILIGTYSSIFVASPLLVFTQDFLKKRRDSQKPGGPSQAVTNAKKLATK; from the coding sequence ATGGAGCTTTTTCGTAATTCAAATTTCGATTTCATGGGTCACAAATGGCCCTTGATTGGCCTGTCTTTGGTTCTCACCGTGGCAGGTTTGGTGAGTCTGGCGATAAAGGGCGGACCGGAATACGGTATCGACTTCAAGGGCGGCACGCTGCTCTATGTGAAGTTCGCCGAAAAACCGAGTGAAGAGCAAATTCGCACAGAACTCAGTAAGAAAATTCCGGGTGAAATCTCCGTTGTCGCAGTGCAAAATGCGAACGAATTGATGATCCAAACGGAGTTGCGCAACGAGAAGGACTTGCAGTCCACTCGGCAAACCATTGAAGACACACTTGCGACGATCTACAAGGTCGAGGCCGACAAGTTGAATCTGACAGGTGCGCCGATGCAGCGAGTCTATGAACGGTTGAATTTACCTCTGCAGCGCGGCGGCGTCTTCATTTCCGATGACGATTTGAAGAAGCTGATTGGCGAAGTGTTGAAGTACCGCGACCAGCAGAAGGGCGGCTTGCTCTCTAACTTGGATGAGCTCAGCGGCCTTCCCGGGATGACCCCGCAGATCCTCAATGTGATCAAGCAGGAGTCCACGATTGGGAAGTATGTGATCCGCAATACGGAAGTTGTGGGTCCGCGTGTGGGAAGTGAATTGCGCACCAAGGCGATTCTCGCGACGCTCTACGCGCTCGGTGGAATGCTGATCTATCTCGGCCTCCGCTTTGAGTTTGCGTATGGTTTTGCGGCCGTCGTTGCGGTCTTCCATGACATTGTGATCACGATCGGGTTATTTTCAATCTTCCATAAGGAGATTTCCTTGACAGTGATTGCCGCGCTCCTTACATTAGTTGGTTACTCGATGAACGACACGATTGTCGTGTTCGATCGCATCCGGGAAAACCTGCAGCGCGGACGTAAGGGGGACATGACCGAAATCGTGAATCGCAGCGTGAATGAGACGCTGAGCCGGACGATTATGACCTCTGGTCTTACCTTGCTCACTGCGGTTGCGCTATGGTTGTTCGGCGGACAGGTGTTGAATGGTTTCGCCTTCGCCCTCGTCGTCGGAATCTTGATTGGTACTTACTCTTCGATTTTCGTGGCGAGCCCACTGCTGGTGTTCACGCAAGACTTCCTCAAGAAGCGTCGTGATAGCCAAAAGCCTGGCGGGCCGTCACAGGCAGTAACAAACGCGAAAAAGCTCGCGACGAAATAA
- the secD gene encoding protein translocase subunit SecD, whose amino-acid sequence MERSLGIKIATIVGVTLICIYGIIGIPKNRQELAENFEKNIKLGLDLKGGSQLVLQVQVQDAFKAEADQVIDRIKNELRSASIEYGSFDRNEPTSIETADKIEITAKGIPSAKAGDFRKIISDRFTDWNMTSTSGTDYKLTYKTTAALDLRKKTVGSAIHTIENRIDGLGLAEASVQQRGAAETEPEILIQMPGVDDPARIKQILQTAALLELYEVQDGPFASRDQMLGQFNGILPAGTKAVRGMGSQESWFLLKRTPVITGRDLRDSRAAQDQMNSGWVTTFVLSQDAAQRFGRFTEANINKRLAIVLDNQVRSAPTIQSKISDNGQITGAANQQDANDLALILRAGSLPASVVYLEERTVGPSLGADSIREGLMSGLVGLFAVIFVMLVYYKKSGINATVALILNAIILIAVLAYVGATLTLPGIAGVVLTIGMAVDSNVLIFERIREELREGKSVRTAIDAGFSRAFLTIIDTHVTAIVSSAFLFIFGTTNVKGFAVTLIIGLLANVFTAVFVSKVIFDWELSGNKKVTELSI is encoded by the coding sequence ATGGAGAGAAGTTTAGGAATCAAGATCGCGACCATCGTTGGCGTGACTTTGATTTGTATCTACGGCATCATCGGAATTCCGAAGAATCGACAAGAGTTAGCCGAGAATTTCGAAAAGAACATCAAGCTCGGCCTCGACCTGAAAGGTGGCAGCCAGTTGGTGCTCCAGGTCCAGGTGCAGGACGCCTTCAAAGCGGAAGCGGACCAGGTCATCGATCGCATCAAGAACGAGCTCCGCTCGGCTTCGATCGAGTACGGTTCCTTTGATCGCAACGAACCCACCAGCATCGAGACTGCGGACAAGATTGAAATCACGGCCAAGGGCATTCCGTCCGCCAAGGCTGGCGATTTCCGCAAGATCATCAGCGACCGCTTTACCGACTGGAACATGACCAGCACCAGCGGCACGGACTACAAGCTGACCTACAAGACCACGGCTGCTCTCGATCTGCGCAAGAAAACCGTCGGCAGCGCGATCCACACCATCGAGAATCGTATTGACGGCCTGGGCCTTGCTGAAGCAAGCGTCCAGCAGCGTGGCGCTGCGGAGACCGAACCGGAAATCCTCATCCAGATGCCTGGCGTGGACGATCCTGCCCGCATCAAGCAGATCCTCCAGACAGCTGCGCTCCTTGAGCTCTATGAAGTGCAGGACGGGCCCTTTGCCTCGCGCGATCAGATGCTCGGACAGTTCAACGGCATTCTCCCGGCTGGCACCAAGGCCGTCCGTGGCATGGGCAGCCAGGAGAGCTGGTTCCTGCTCAAGCGCACTCCGGTCATCACTGGCCGCGATCTGCGCGATTCCCGCGCCGCCCAAGATCAGATGAACAGCGGCTGGGTCACCACCTTTGTGTTGAGCCAGGACGCCGCACAGCGCTTCGGCCGCTTTACGGAAGCCAATATCAACAAGCGTCTGGCCATCGTTCTCGACAACCAGGTACGCAGCGCTCCCACCATCCAGAGCAAGATTTCTGACAACGGCCAGATCACGGGCGCAGCCAACCAGCAGGACGCCAACGACCTTGCGCTCATCCTCCGCGCCGGTTCTCTGCCGGCCAGCGTGGTCTACCTCGAAGAACGCACCGTTGGGCCGTCGCTCGGCGCCGATTCGATTCGCGAAGGCCTCATGAGTGGCCTCGTCGGACTCTTTGCGGTCATCTTCGTGATGCTCGTTTATTACAAGAAGTCCGGCATCAACGCAACAGTCGCACTCATTCTCAATGCGATCATTCTCATCGCGGTCCTGGCCTATGTGGGGGCAACGCTCACGCTGCCCGGCATCGCCGGTGTGGTCCTCACCATCGGTATGGCCGTCGACTCGAACGTGCTGATCTTTGAGCGCATCCGGGAAGAACTTCGTGAAGGCAAGAGCGTGCGTACAGCTATCGACGCCGGCTTCAGCCGCGCCTTCCTGACCATCATTGACACCCACGTCACCGCCATCGTCTCCAGCGCCTTCCTGTTCATCTTTGGCACCACCAATGTGAAGGGCTTCGCCGTGACGCTGATCATCGGTCTCCTGGCGAACGTGTTCACTGCGGTCTTTGTGTCCAAAGTCATCTTTGACTGGGAATTGAGCGGCAACAAGAAGGTAACTGAGCTCAGCATCTAG
- the yajC gene encoding preprotein translocase subunit YajC — protein sequence MSFLMLPGFYIQAQPNSMLGLLPIVAMFGIMYFLVLLPAQRQRKQTKEMLANLKNGDEVVTNGGIIGTIIAMNDEDQSLTLRIKPDNVKLRFARQSVASLIVPEGTIAQK from the coding sequence ATGTCATTTTTGATGCTGCCCGGCTTTTATATACAAGCCCAGCCCAACTCAATGCTCGGACTCTTGCCCATCGTGGCAATGTTCGGCATCATGTATTTCCTCGTGCTGCTCCCCGCGCAACGCCAGCGCAAGCAGACCAAAGAGATGTTGGCCAATCTCAAGAACGGCGATGAAGTGGTGACCAACGGTGGCATCATCGGCACCATCATCGCGATGAACGACGAGGATCAGAGTTTGACCCTCCGCATAAAGCCGGATAACGTTAAGCTGCGCTTTGCCCGGCAGAGCGTAGCCAGCTTGATCGTGCCTGAAGGCACAATAGCCCAGAAGTAG